GTGGCATCGCCATCCACCTGGCGCAGCCAGATGACCGGGGTTTTCCGGTCGGGTGCCAGCCCCAGGGACGTGACGTGCACTTCAATCATCACCGCGCTCCGGCAGGGGAGCTTCCCCGACCAGGCTGTGGCGGTGGGCATGGCGGATGCGCGTGCGGACCATGCGCCCCGTATGCTCGCCTGCGGGCATGGGCACATGCACCAGCGCGCCGTAAGGATCGCGGCCCTGCCAGCTTTCGTCGTCTCCGGGGGTGTCGCGGCGGCTGCGTTCTTCCAGCAGCACGTCCGTTTCCTGCCCCACGCGCTGTGCCAGCCAGGTCTGCGAAAGCGTATCCTGCAGGGCCTGAAGGCGCAGCAGGCGGTCCTGCTGCACATCCGGCGGAATCTTGTCCAGAAAGCGGCTGGCACTGGTGCCGGGCCGGTCCGAATAGCAGAAGGAAAAACTGGACATGAAGTTGCAGGCGCGCATCATGTCCAGCGTCTGGAGAAAATCGTCCTCGCTTTCGCCGGGAAAGCCCACAATGAGGTCCGTGGACAGGGCAATGTCCGGGCAGGCGGCGCGCAGCTGTTCCACCAGCGCCAGAAAGCGCGCGGCATCATACTTGCGGCCCATGCGTTTGAGCACGGCATCGGAGCCGGCCTGCAGGGGCAGGTGCAGACGGGGGCAGAGGTGCTCCAGCTCGCCGAAGGCGGCCACATCTTCCGGTCCCATATCCTTGGGATGGGGGGTGACATAGCGCAGGCGGGCCAGGCCGGGCAGGGCGTTCACGGCGTCAAGCAGCTGCCGGAAGGAGGTGCCGTCGCCGCTTTTGTCCCGGCCGAAGGCATTGACGTTCTGTCCCAGCAGGGTCACTTCCGAGGCACCGGAGGCCAGCAGGGCGCGGCAGTCGGCCAGGATGGCAGGCGTCAGGCGCGATTTCTGGCGGCCGCGCGTAAAGGGCACGATGCAGTAGGCGCAGAAATTGTCGCAGCCCTGCATGATGTTCACGTGGCCGGCTGCTGCCCGGGGCAGGGGTGCCCCGGCTTCGCGCTCCTCGTAATGGCTGGTGAAGTCCAGCAGCGAGAGGCGCAGGGCCGGATCCTCCAGCAGGCGTTCGATGGCCGCCGGGGCCGAGGCAATGCCGTCGCTGCCGGCCACCAGACGCACCTGCCGGTGGCGGAACAGGTTTTCGCCCAGCTGCTGGGCCACGCAGCCGGTCACGCCCACGAGCACGCGCGGCGAATTGCCGGTGATCTGGCGGATGCGCCCCAGGGTGCTCATGACCTTGAGTTCGGGCTTTTCGCGCACGGAACAGGTATTGACCACAATGACCTGCGCCTCTTCCGGGGCAGCCTCGCAGAAGCCGCGGGCCTCCAGGGCACGCGCCAGCCACTGCGAGTCGTGGACATTCATCTGGCAGCCAAAGGTGATGATGTGAAAGCTGTGCTCTTTCATGCCTACTGCTCGGGATTGCCGGGGTGTCCGCCGAAGAAGCCGGCATCTTCGCCGGCATCCATTTCCAGGGCACTCACGCGGTCTTCCAGCCATTCCAGCACGGCTCTGGCCGTGTGGTAGTTCATGAGCACGCGGGAGTGGACCTGGCGGACCACTTCGCGCACGCTGTTGCTTTCATCCAGCGGCAGTTCCGGCCCCACGGAGCCATCGGGAGCGATGAGGCATTCGGAGGCGCCGGGCAGGCGGTCGCTTTCATGGTAGAAATTCAGCTCGATTTCCCCCTGGGGATTGATGCCCCCCCAGACGCCGTGGGCGGCATGCAGGCGGGTTTCGGGGTTCATTCTGTAGATATAGCGGATCTTTTCGGGATGGTCGGTACTCATGCTGTCTCCTTGACAAAAAGGACGAGCGGAATGGTAAAGAAGAGGGGGTATGAAGTAAAGTGCCGGCAGGTTCCTGGACATCCCGCCAGCCCCCTTGACGGAGCCGGCGTCGTGGTGCCACAATTTCCCCCCAATATCAGCCTGATGACAAGGAGCAACTGTGAGCGATATCACCATAACGGAACATGAAGTCTTGCCCTATTTTGACATGGAGGGCTTCATGACCCTGTGTCAGGAAAGCCGCCTGGGCGGAGCTGTGCTGGAACGCCTTGTGCGTCTGTGGGGCGAATGGCTGCCGGAACTCAAGGTTGTGGAAATCAGCACCGGCAAGACCGCCTATCTGGCGGTGTGGCTGCCAGAAAGTGTGGAACAGGCCGTGGATGCCCGGTGGGAAAAGGCCCCTTCCGATGGCTGGCAGGACAACAACCTGGCCCAGTTCATGTGCATGTGCGCCGTGAAGGAAATCCTGCCTGAAGTGGAGGACGCCGGCTGTGCGCCTGCCCCGCGCCCCACCGAAAGCCTGAAGCAGGCCCTTGCCGGTCTGGGCCTTGAATACAAGGCCAATCAGTCCACGCTCAACCGGCGCTTTGCGCTGGTGACCCACTATCCCTTCAAGGGGGGCTGTGAAATCTGCCATCTGCAGGAACACTGCCCCAAGGCCCAGGGCCAGGGACCGAGCACCAGCGTGCTGCTGCCTGGTTACGAGGAAGGCCGGGACTGATCCCGCCGTTTTCGCCGGTGCCTGCTCCAGAGCGGGCGCCGGCACGCCGGGCCGTCCTCCGCCGGAAGCGCTGGCCGGCTAGCGTCCTTCCATGACCAGCGTGCGCCTGCCGCCGTCAGGTGTGATGACCACCACCTCCACCGTGCGGCTGTTGCGCAGCACGCTTTCCACAAGGCAGGTGGTGGTGATATCCGTGGAGTAGTCCCGCACGTCCACATTTTCACCCTTGGTGGGCAGGGCGTCGGGAATGATCTCGACCAGTTCGGCCGAGTCGGCATCAAATCCGTCCCAGGCCATGGCCGGCCGGGTGCACAGGAGCAGGGCGGGCAGAGCCGCCATCAAGAGCAGGTTTTTCATGAGTGCTTCTGTAAATCGAAAAGAGTGTCTTGGCAACTGCCGCGCAGCAGGGGAGGGCGCAAGGACGCTTTCCCTTGCCGACATGCGGGGCAGGGTGGTGCGCTATTTGCGGCTCTCCATCACGGACCGGTGCAATCTGCGCTGTCTGTATTGCAGCAGCAATGCCCGGCACAGCTTCATTCCCCATGAAAATGTGCTGCGCTATGAGGAAATGCTGCGCATGGTGGGGGCCATGCAGCGCCTTGGCGTGCAGAAAGTCCGCCTTACCGGGGGAGAACCGTTTGCCCGCCGGGGCTGCGGCGACTTTCTGGTCATGCTGCGGCGGCGCTTTCCGGCGCTGGATCTGCGCATCACCACCAACGGCACCCTGCTTTCCCAGAATCTGGACGCCCTGCGCGAGGCCCGAGTGAGCGCCGTCAATCTGTCGCTGGACAGCTTTGACCGGCAGACCTTTGCCCACGTGACCGGAAAGGACATGCTGCCCGATGTGCTTGGCGCCCTGGATGCCCTGCTGGCGGCGGGCATACGCGTCAAGATCAATGCCGTGGGCCTGCGGACCATCAATGACGGACAGATGGCTGACTTTGTGTATGCGGCACGCAGCCTGCCGGTGGATGTGCGCTTCATCGAATTCATGCCCATGGGGGGCGATACCTTGTGGAGCGATACCTACTTCTGGCCCGCCGCTGACATGCTGGCGGCGGCGCGGGACTGCACGGCGCTGGTCCCGCTGGCGCCTGAGCCGGGCAACGCCGGCCCGGCCCGCATGTATGCCCTGCCCGGCGGCCGGGGGCGCCTGGGTTTCATCACGCCCATGAGTAATCATTTCTGCAATGAATGCAATAGGTTGCGTATAACAAGCGATGGGCATCTGCGCACCTGCCTTTTTGCCGACAGGGAATACCGTCTGCGGGCCATCTTCCGCCATCCCCGTCTGGATGACGCGGCGCTGGACAGGGTGGTGCAGGCAGCCTGCCGGCGCAAGCCCCTGGGGGTGGACATCCTCAAGGCACGGCGTGGCGCGGCCGTGGCCACCAGCTCCATGTGGGGTATCGGCGGCTAGGGACGGCAAGGGGAGGAAGCATGATTGCCTATCTGGAAGGGGTGCAGGCCGAGGTCTGGGGCAGTAACTGCCTTGTGGTGACCCGGGGTGGCGTGGGCTATGAGGTGGCCCTGCCGGCGCATACGCTGTCGTCCCTGCCCGGCCGGGGGGAGCCGCTGGCCCTCTACACCAGTCTGGTGGTGCGCGAGGATGCACAGGAGCTGTACGGCTTTGCCACGTTTGAGGAACGGCAGACCTTTGAGGTGCTGACCTCCATCTCCAAGGTGGGCGCCCGCACCGCGCTGGGTATTTTGTCCATCTTCCGGCCCCAGGACCTGCGGCGCATTGTTCTGGAAGATGATGTGCTGGCCCTGACGCGCGTTTCCGGCATCGGCAAGAAAACGGCGGAACATGTCTTTCTGGAGCTGAAGTACAAGCTCAAGGTGGAGGATGCCCCGCAGGGGGCCGTGCTGACCGGCGATGCCCGCCCGGGGTCCGTCTTTCGGGATGTGCTGGATGGTCTGGCAAACCTTGGCTATGCCGAGGATGAATGCGCGCCGCTGGTCAAAAAGCTGCTGCTTGAGCAGCCGGACCTGGATGTCACCGGCGCCCTGAGAGCGGCCCTCAAGGGGCTGGCCCGCGGTCTGGGTTAGCACGCCTGCCAGGGCGCAGGAGGGCCGCTTGTGGTGTCGTGCCAGAGACCGGCAACCGGCTGCCGGGCGGCAAGCGGCAAAGCGGCAGCGTCGTATCCCCGTACAGCCGTTGCCTGGGCAATAGCGCAGGCAAGCGGCGGCAAGACACCCCCCTCGCGCTGGCCGGGAGCCTTTTGGGGGAAAACTCCCCGGAACACAGGCCGCGGAGCGTGACGCTGCGGGCGGAAAACCGTTGCCGCGGCAGCGCCGGCAGCGTTCCGGCATGGTGAAAAACGGCAAATGAGCAAGAACGGAGGGGATGGCCCGATGCCCGGCGCCCAGGATTTTTTTCATACGCCCGAAACCGCGGTCAGCCAGGATGCGGCCGCGCTGGATGAGAGCGTTCGCCCGCGTTCCCTGAACGATTTCATCGGGCAGGATGAACTGCGCGCCAATCTGCGCGTGTATCTGGATGCCGCCCGCGAGCGGGGCAGGGCGCTGGACCATACCCTGTTTTATGGCAATCCCGGTCTTGGCAAGACAACCCTTGCCCAGATCATGGCTGCGGAGCTGGGGGTCAACCTGGTCTGTACCTCCGGGCCGGTGCTGGAGCGCAGCGGAGACCTGGCAGCCATTCTCACCAATCTGTCACACAACGATCTGCTTTTTGTGGACGAAATCCACCGCATGCCAGTTGCCGTGGAGGAAGTGCTCTATCCCGCCATGGAGGACTTCAAGCTGGACCTGGTCATTGGCCAGGGGCCGGCCGCCCGTACCGTCAAGATCGACCTGGAACCCTTCACGCTGGTGGGGGCCACCACGCGCATGGGGCTTATTTCTTCACCGTTGCGTGACCGTTTCGGCATTGTGGCCCGCCTGGAATACTATGCGCCGCAGGACCTTGCCCGCATCGTCACACGCACGGCCCGCATTCTCGGCGTCTCCATCAGCCCGGACGGGGCGGAAGAAATCGGGCGGCGTTCGCGCGGCACCCCGCGCATCGCCAATCGTCTGCTGCGCCGTGTGCGGGACTTTGCCCTGGTGCACGGGCACACAACCATTACCGGACCACAGGCCGCCGAAGCCATGCAGCGCATGGATGTGGACCCGCTGGGGCTGGACCAGATGGACAGGCGCCTGCTGGAAGTGGTCATTCGGCATTACGATGGCG
This genomic window from uncultured Desulfovibrio sp. contains:
- the miaB gene encoding tRNA (N6-isopentenyl adenosine(37)-C2)-methylthiotransferase MiaB, which gives rise to MKEHSFHIITFGCQMNVHDSQWLARALEARGFCEAAPEEAQVIVVNTCSVREKPELKVMSTLGRIRQITGNSPRVLVGVTGCVAQQLGENLFRHRQVRLVAGSDGIASAPAAIERLLEDPALRLSLLDFTSHYEEREAGAPLPRAAAGHVNIMQGCDNFCAYCIVPFTRGRQKSRLTPAILADCRALLASGASEVTLLGQNVNAFGRDKSGDGTSFRQLLDAVNALPGLARLRYVTPHPKDMGPEDVAAFGELEHLCPRLHLPLQAGSDAVLKRMGRKYDAARFLALVEQLRAACPDIALSTDLIVGFPGESEDDFLQTLDMMRACNFMSSFSFCYSDRPGTSASRFLDKIPPDVQQDRLLRLQALQDTLSQTWLAQRVGQETDVLLEERSRRDTPGDDESWQGRDPYGALVHVPMPAGEHTGRMVRTRIRHAHRHSLVGEAPLPERGDD
- a CDS encoding DUF5334 family protein — protein: MKNLLLMAALPALLLCTRPAMAWDGFDADSAELVEIIPDALPTKGENVDVRDYSTDITTTCLVESVLRNSRTVEVVVITPDGGRRTLVMEGR
- the moaA gene encoding GTP 3',8-cyclase MoaA; amino-acid sequence: MSASVNRKECLGNCRAAGEGARTLSLADMRGRVVRYLRLSITDRCNLRCLYCSSNARHSFIPHENVLRYEEMLRMVGAMQRLGVQKVRLTGGEPFARRGCGDFLVMLRRRFPALDLRITTNGTLLSQNLDALREARVSAVNLSLDSFDRQTFAHVTGKDMLPDVLGALDALLAAGIRVKINAVGLRTINDGQMADFVYAARSLPVDVRFIEFMPMGGDTLWSDTYFWPAADMLAAARDCTALVPLAPEPGNAGPARMYALPGGRGRLGFITPMSNHFCNECNRLRITSDGHLRTCLFADREYRLRAIFRHPRLDDAALDRVVQAACRRKPLGVDILKARRGAAVATSSMWGIGG
- the ruvA gene encoding Holliday junction branch migration protein RuvA, whose product is MIAYLEGVQAEVWGSNCLVVTRGGVGYEVALPAHTLSSLPGRGEPLALYTSLVVREDAQELYGFATFEERQTFEVLTSISKVGARTALGILSIFRPQDLRRIVLEDDVLALTRVSGIGKKTAEHVFLELKYKLKVEDAPQGAVLTGDARPGSVFRDVLDGLANLGYAEDECAPLVKKLLLEQPDLDVTGALRAALKGLARGLG
- the ruvB gene encoding Holliday junction branch migration DNA helicase RuvB, with product MSKNGGDGPMPGAQDFFHTPETAVSQDAAALDESVRPRSLNDFIGQDELRANLRVYLDAARERGRALDHTLFYGNPGLGKTTLAQIMAAELGVNLVCTSGPVLERSGDLAAILTNLSHNDLLFVDEIHRMPVAVEEVLYPAMEDFKLDLVIGQGPAARTVKIDLEPFTLVGATTRMGLISSPLRDRFGIVARLEYYAPQDLARIVTRTARILGVSISPDGAEEIGRRSRGTPRIANRLLRRVRDFALVHGHTTITGPQAAEAMQRMDVDPLGLDQMDRRLLEVVIRHYDGGPVGIKALAAACSEEVRTIEEIYEPYLIQCGFLKRSPRGRMATAKAYRHLGLRMGRGDVGSLLE